A window of the Lactuca sativa cultivar Salinas chromosome 5, Lsat_Salinas_v11, whole genome shotgun sequence genome harbors these coding sequences:
- the LOC111888629 gene encoding guanine nucleotide-binding protein subunit gamma 2 isoform X1, translating into MQTEGSEVVRSMAADTRGKHRISAALKRLEQEAHSLEEELEQLENMETVSDVCNTIFNDVESRPDPLLPITNGPTNALWDRWFEGPNDKSDCKCCIL; encoded by the exons ATGCAAACAGAAGGATCGGAGGTGGTAAGATCGATGGCAGCAGACACAAGAGGGAAACATAGAATTTCTGCTGCATTGAAGAGGCTTGAGCAAGAAGCTCATTCTTTAGag GAAGAGCTAGAACAACTTGAGAATATGGAAACAGTTTCAGATGTATGCAACAC AATCTTCAATGACGTGGAAAGCAGGCCGGACCCACTACTTCCAAT AACGAATGGACCAACAAACGCGTTATGGGATAGATGGTTTGAAGGTCCAAATGATAAATCGGATTGCAAATGCTGCATATTGTGA
- the LOC111888624 gene encoding uncharacterized protein LOC111888624 → MGALMSKFWFMMFPAKEYKIVVVGLDNAGKTTTLYKLHLGEVVTTHPTVGSNVEELVYKNIRFEVWDLGGQERLRTSWATYYRGTHAVIAVIDSTDRARISIMKDELFRLLPNEDLQNAVLLVYANKQDLKDAMTPAEITDTLSLHSIKNHDWHIQACSALTGDGLYDGLGWIAQRVTGKATS, encoded by the exons ATGGGGGCACTTATGTCAAAGTTTTGGTTCATGATGTTTCCTGCAAAGGAATACAAGATTGTTGTTGTTGGATTGGATAATGCAGGGAAAACAACAACACTGTATAAGTTGCATTTAGGTGAAGTGGTAACTACTCACCCTACTGTTGGTAGCAATGTGGAGGAGCTGGTTTATAAGAATATACGATTTGAG GTGTGGGATCTCGGAGGGCAAGAACGTCTTCGAACATCATGGGCAACATATTACCGCGGGACCCACGCAGTGATCGCGGTGATCGACAGCACAGACCGCGCTCGAATCTCGATCATGAAAGATGAACTTTTTCGGTTACTCCCAAATGAGGATCTTCAAAATGCTGTTCTTTTAGTGTATGCAAATAAGCAAGACTTGAAGGATGCAATGACTCCAGCTGAAATAACTGACACCCTTTCACTTCATAGTATCAAGAATCATGATTGGCATATTCAAGCTTGTTCTGCTCTTACGGGTGATGGACTTTATGATGGGTTGGGTTGGATTGCCCAAAGAGTTACCGGGAAAGCAACAAGCTAG
- the LOC111888629 gene encoding guanine nucleotide-binding protein subunit gamma 2 isoform X2 yields MQTEGSEVVRSMAADTRGKHRISAALKRLEQEAHSLEEELEQLENMETVSDVCNTIFNDVESRPDPLLPISGLIGDDILVAFSMVTKYSRFRQLGL; encoded by the exons ATGCAAACAGAAGGATCGGAGGTGGTAAGATCGATGGCAGCAGACACAAGAGGGAAACATAGAATTTCTGCTGCATTGAAGAGGCTTGAGCAAGAAGCTCATTCTTTAGag GAAGAGCTAGAACAACTTGAGAATATGGAAACAGTTTCAGATGTATGCAACAC AATCTTCAATGACGTGGAAAGCAGGCCGGACCCACTACTTCCAAT AAGTGGTCTTATTGGAGATGATATTCTGGTAGCATTTAGCATGGTAACAAAGTATAGTCGTTTTAGGCAATTAGGCTTGTGA